A window from Bacteroidota bacterium encodes these proteins:
- the rpmB gene encoding 50S ribosomal protein L28, giving the protein MSKVCQITGKRTIVGNKVSHSNRKTKRTFIPNLHTKRFFLPEENRFITLKVSTSGMRTINKIGIKEAVKRGVEAGLIRL; this is encoded by the coding sequence ATGTCAAAAGTTTGTCAGATTACCGGTAAGCGCACCATTGTAGGAAACAAAGTGTCGCACTCAAACCGCAAGACCAAGCGCACGTTCATCCCGAACCTGCACACCAAGCGTTTCTTCCTTCCCGAAGAAAACCGCTTCATCACCCTGAAAGTGTCCACTTCGGGAATGCGCACCATCAACAAGATCGGTATCAAAGAAGCCGTGAAGCGTGGTGTAGAGGCTGGTCTTATCCGCCTGTAA
- a CDS encoding aminopeptidase P N-terminal domain-containing protein has translation MRSLRAFWCLPLLLLLSAGDGGKYNYDTDLLSPEFHAGRRNALRALMPDSSVAVFFASPVRNRANDVDYDYHPDPNFYYLTGLREPNAMLLVFKEKIAIDTLFTNEILLVQDRSPGAEAWTGRRLGPEGAKKTLKIDRVLSNKAFAGMKIDFARFSKVLFYELPGDVRDEKYDEADLYNLIARFRSRTEGHKNNDNLRIDEYMSILRQIKQPEEMVLLRKAIDISCAAHIEMIKALEPGMGEYETQAILEYEFRRRGAEAVGYPSICGGGENSCILHYTTNRKPLTGNNLIVLDAGAEYHGYTADITRTLPVDGKFSDEEKAIYNIVLEAQEAGIALCRPGNDFRAPHKAAVAIIKKRLLELGIITKEEDFQRYFFHGTSHYLGLDVHDAGMYGRFEAGNVITVEPGIYIPEGSPCDPKWWNIGIRIEDDILITAGAPENLSGSIPKTVAELETLMQVESYLNRRPDLPKPTGKHSH, from the coding sequence ATGCGTTCACTTCGTGCTTTCTGGTGTTTGCCCTTGCTGCTGCTGCTTTCGGCGGGCGATGGCGGTAAATACAATTATGATACTGATTTGCTTTCGCCCGAGTTTCATGCCGGGCGGCGCAATGCGCTGCGGGCGCTGATGCCTGATAGTTCGGTGGCCGTGTTTTTTGCCTCGCCGGTGCGCAACCGGGCCAATGATGTGGATTACGATTACCATCCCGACCCTAATTTCTACTACCTCACCGGCCTGCGCGAGCCCAATGCCATGCTGCTGGTGTTCAAGGAGAAAATTGCCATCGACACGCTTTTTACCAACGAAATTCTGCTTGTGCAGGACCGCAGCCCCGGAGCAGAAGCCTGGACCGGCCGCCGTTTGGGACCTGAAGGTGCAAAAAAGACGCTGAAAATAGACCGGGTGCTGAGCAACAAAGCCTTTGCCGGAATGAAAATTGACTTTGCGCGTTTCAGTAAAGTCTTGTTTTACGAATTGCCCGGCGATGTGCGCGATGAAAAGTACGATGAGGCCGATTTGTACAACCTGATTGCCCGGTTCCGCAGCCGTACCGAAGGCCATAAAAACAACGATAATCTCCGCATCGACGAGTACATGAGCATTTTGCGCCAGATCAAACAGCCGGAGGAAATGGTGCTTTTGCGCAAGGCCATTGATATAAGCTGCGCTGCACATATCGAAATGATCAAGGCGCTGGAACCCGGCATGGGCGAATACGAAACGCAGGCCATTCTTGAGTACGAATTCCGCCGCCGTGGTGCCGAAGCCGTGGGCTACCCAAGCATTTGCGGCGGTGGCGAAAACAGTTGTATTCTGCACTACACCACCAACCGCAAACCGCTTACCGGCAACAATTTAATCGTGCTCGACGCCGGTGCCGAATACCACGGCTACACCGCCGATATTACGCGCACGCTACCGGTTGACGGGAAGTTTTCGGACGAGGAAAAGGCCATTTACAACATCGTACTCGAAGCGCAGGAAGCCGGTATTGCCCTTTGCCGCCCCGGAAACGATTTCCGCGCACCGCACAAAGCAGCCGTTGCCATAATTAAAAAACGCCTGCTCGAACTGGGCATCATTACCAAAGAAGAAGATTTTCAACGCTACTTCTTCCACGGCACTTCCCACTACCTCGGCCTTGATGTGCATGATGCCGGTATGTACGGCCGTTTTGAAGCCGGAAACGTGATTACCGTTGAACCGGGCATCTACATCCCCGAAGGCTCGCCCTGCGACCCGAAATGGTGGAATATCGGCATCCGTATCGAAGATGATATACTCATTACCGCCGGCGCCCCCGAAAATCTCTCCGGCTCCATCCCCAAAACAGTGGCCGAACTGGAAACACTTATGCAGGTGGAAAGCTACCTCAACCGCCGTCCCGACCTGCCAAAACCCACCGGCAAACACAGTCACTGA
- the rpmG gene encoding 50S ribosomal protein L33: MAKKGNRIQVILECTEHKESGLPGTSRYITTKNKKNTPERIEIKKYNPILKRMTVHKEIK, translated from the coding sequence ATGGCTAAGAAAGGTAACCGCATTCAGGTAATCCTCGAATGCACCGAGCATAAGGAGAGCGGACTTCCCGGTACTTCGCGTTACATCACCACGAAGAACAAGAAGAACACCCCTGAGCGTATTGAGATCAAAAAATACAACCCGATCCTCAAGCGCATGACCGTTCATAAAGAAATCAAGTAA
- a CDS encoding DUF4295 domain-containing protein encodes MAKKVVATLKTGEGKQFTRVIKMVKSPKTGAYAFKEEVVHNDHIKDFLSDKK; translated from the coding sequence ATGGCTAAGAAAGTAGTTGCTACCCTGAAAACCGGTGAAGGAAAACAATTCACCCGCGTAATCAAAATGGTTAAGTCGCCCAAAACAGGCGCTTATGCCTTCAAGGAAGAAGTGGTTCACAACGACCACATCAAAGACTTCCTGTCTGATAAAAAGTAA
- the ftsY gene encoding signal recognition particle-docking protein FtsY, whose product MGIFNFFSKEKKENLDQGLSKTKETFFSKIARAVVGKSTVDAEVLDNLEEVLITSDVGVETTLKIIKRIEERVSRDKYVNTSELDTILRDEIAALLAENNTEDLREFAVPEGKKPYVIMVVGVNGVGKTTTIGKLANAFKQSGKSVMLGAADTFRAAAVDQLTIWSQRVDVPIVSQGMGADPASVAFDTLNSAVARNADVVIIDTAGRLHNKINLMNELSKIKKVMQKVVPDAPHEVLLVLDGSTGQNAIEQCKQFTAATDVTALAVTKLDGTAKGGVVIGISDQFKIPVKYIGVGEKIGDLQVFNKGEFVDSLFKRN is encoded by the coding sequence ATGGGAATTTTTAACTTCTTCAGTAAAGAGAAAAAAGAGAACCTTGACCAGGGTTTATCCAAAACCAAGGAAACCTTTTTCTCTAAAATTGCCCGCGCCGTGGTGGGCAAATCAACCGTTGATGCCGAAGTTCTCGACAACCTGGAAGAGGTGTTGATTACTTCGGATGTGGGTGTGGAAACCACGCTCAAAATCATCAAGCGCATTGAAGAACGTGTATCGCGCGATAAGTATGTTAATACTTCGGAGCTGGATACGATTTTGCGCGATGAAATAGCTGCGTTGCTGGCCGAAAACAACACCGAAGACCTGCGCGAGTTTGCCGTGCCAGAAGGCAAAAAGCCGTATGTAATTATGGTTGTTGGCGTAAACGGCGTAGGAAAAACCACCACCATTGGCAAGCTGGCCAATGCCTTCAAGCAAAGCGGCAAAAGTGTAATGCTTGGCGCAGCCGATACCTTTCGTGCGGCGGCAGTAGATCAGCTTACCATCTGGTCGCAGCGGGTAGATGTGCCCATTGTGTCGCAGGGCATGGGAGCTGACCCGGCTTCGGTGGCTTTTGATACGCTCAACTCGGCCGTGGCACGCAATGCCGATGTGGTAATTATTGACACGGCCGGCCGTTTGCACAACAAGATCAACCTGATGAACGAGTTGAGCAAAATCAAAAAGGTGATGCAAAAAGTAGTGCCGGATGCGCCACACGAAGTGTTGCTGGTGCTCGACGGCTCAACCGGGCAAAATGCCATTGAGCAGTGCAAGCAATTTACTGCCGCCACTGATGTAACTGCACTTGCCGTAACCAAACTCGATGGTACAGCCAAAGGCGGCGTGGTAATTGGTATCTCCGATCAGTTCAAAATTCCGGTAAAATATATTGGAGTAGGTGAGAAGATCGGGGATTTGCAGGTATTCAATAAAGGTGAGTTTGTAGATTCCCTTTTTAAAAGAAACTGA
- a CDS encoding heavy metal-binding domain-containing protein, giving the protein MLITTTSTLEGKQITRYIGLVSGEAIIGANIVKDFFAGITDIVGGRAGMYEKSLRDAKNIALEEMTQMAKQMGANAIIGVDLDYETVGNGSMLMVSATGTAVITN; this is encoded by the coding sequence ATGCTTATTACAACAACCAGTACACTTGAAGGAAAACAAATCACCCGTTACATCGGACTTGTTTCGGGCGAAGCCATTATTGGTGCAAATATTGTAAAGGATTTCTTTGCCGGAATTACCGATATTGTGGGCGGCCGCGCAGGTATGTATGAAAAAAGTTTGCGTGATGCCAAAAATATTGCTCTTGAGGAAATGACCCAAATGGCAAAGCAAATGGGCGCAAATGCAATCATCGGCGTTGACCTCGACTATGAAACTGTTGGCAATGGGTCAATGCTTATGGTTAGTGCAACAGGCACAGCTGTAATTACCAATTAA
- a CDS encoding SPOR domain-containing protein, producing the protein MDNEHQLELEKFNFEKEKTNRDFKLRERELALQEQSQSNNGFKKLFTNPILLAAITAVLGLSVDMILKNQEHSLTLAENKRKQQSELLMKALDGSDITVIAMKLSLLDSLNFIDLTHEQQQAVISAYAQKAGVQPDYEVLINETNSDSTRRADSVIVPETSVNQPSVKPKPPIIAEVKPLTAPGYTILIGTDVLQNEAIAELELARKMYPDARQYQNGKFTLTVVGNFATRDQAEAELEKVRISLHRPGAYVIRNLQKRTIPGAETR; encoded by the coding sequence ATGGATAATGAACATCAGTTAGAACTCGAAAAATTCAATTTCGAGAAGGAAAAAACCAACCGCGATTTTAAACTGCGCGAACGGGAACTGGCACTCCAGGAGCAAAGCCAGAGCAACAACGGTTTTAAGAAGCTGTTTACCAATCCGATTTTGCTGGCGGCTATAACGGCTGTGCTGGGCCTTTCGGTGGATATGATTCTTAAAAACCAGGAGCATAGCCTTACGCTGGCCGAAAACAAACGAAAGCAACAATCGGAATTACTGATGAAGGCGCTCGACGGAAGCGATATTACGGTAATTGCCATGAAGCTTTCGCTGCTGGATAGTTTGAATTTCATTGATCTTACGCATGAGCAGCAGCAGGCTGTAATTTCAGCTTATGCGCAAAAAGCCGGCGTACAGCCCGATTACGAGGTGCTGATTAACGAGACCAATTCAGACAGTACGCGCCGTGCTGATTCGGTGATTGTACCGGAAACGTCGGTTAATCAGCCGTCAGTAAAGCCCAAGCCGCCAATAATAGCAGAGGTGAAGCCGCTTACGGCGCCGGGCTACACCATTCTCATTGGCACCGATGTGTTGCAAAACGAGGCGATTGCAGAACTTGAGCTGGCCCGGAAAATGTATCCTGATGCGCGGCAGTATCAGAACGGAAAGTTTACGCTCACTGTGGTGGGCAATTTCGCCACCCGCGACCAGGCAGAAGCCGAACTGGAAAAAGTGCGCATATCGCTGCATCGCCCCGGCGCCTATGTGATACGCAACCTTCAAAAACGCACCATCCCCGGCGCCGAAACCCGCTAA
- the rimO gene encoding 30S ribosomal protein S12 methylthiotransferase RimO, whose product MKTKTLRKNKVNVVTLGCSKNIFDSEVLMGQLRANEYEVEHESQKGDAAIVIINTCGFIENAKQESIDTILQFVDAKDQGLVEKVYVTGCLSERYKPDLEKEIPEVDAWFGTRDLPRLLKTLKADYKHELVGERILTTPQHFAYLKISEGCDRPCSFCAIPLMRGKHISTPIEQLVKQAGTLAKNGTQELILIAQDSTYYGLDLYGKRNLAELMQHLAAVDGMRWIRLHYAFPSGFPEDVLDLMRDTPNICNYLDMPLQHISDNMLKSMRRGTTKQKTIDLVNKIRDKVPGITLRTTLITGYPGETEQDHEEMLRWVEDTRFDRLGVFTYSHEENTHAHTLEDNVPAEVKQARAEAVMEVQSGISYDLNQQRVGKTFDVLIDRKEGDYFIGRTEADSPEVDNEVLVPAKDNYLRIGHFAKVQIEKAEEFDLYGKVVE is encoded by the coding sequence ATGAAAACCAAGACGCTTCGCAAGAATAAGGTCAACGTGGTGACGTTGGGCTGCTCAAAAAATATTTTCGACTCCGAAGTACTCATGGGCCAGCTGCGCGCCAATGAGTATGAAGTAGAGCACGAAAGTCAGAAAGGTGATGCAGCCATTGTGATTATCAATACCTGCGGGTTCATTGAAAACGCCAAGCAGGAAAGTATTGATACCATTCTCCAGTTTGTGGATGCAAAGGATCAGGGCCTGGTGGAGAAAGTGTATGTAACCGGCTGCCTGAGCGAACGCTACAAGCCCGATCTGGAAAAGGAAATTCCCGAAGTGGATGCCTGGTTCGGCACGCGCGATCTGCCGCGTTTGCTTAAAACACTCAAGGCCGACTATAAGCACGAACTTGTCGGCGAACGCATCCTCACCACACCGCAGCATTTTGCCTATCTTAAAATTTCGGAAGGCTGCGACCGGCCCTGCTCGTTTTGCGCCATTCCGCTCATGCGCGGCAAACACATTTCCACACCCATTGAACAGCTGGTGAAACAGGCCGGAACACTGGCCAAAAACGGCACGCAGGAACTCATTCTCATTGCGCAGGATTCAACTTACTACGGACTCGATTTGTACGGCAAGCGCAACCTTGCCGAACTCATGCAGCATCTTGCTGCGGTTGACGGTATGCGCTGGATTCGCCTGCACTATGCTTTCCCCAGCGGCTTTCCTGAAGATGTGCTCGACCTGATGCGCGATACCCCCAACATTTGCAATTACCTCGATATGCCGCTGCAACACATCAGCGATAATATGCTCAAAAGCATGCGCCGCGGCACTACCAAGCAAAAAACAATCGACCTCGTAAATAAAATCCGCGATAAGGTGCCCGGCATTACATTGCGCACCACACTTATCACCGGCTATCCCGGTGAAACCGAGCAGGATCACGAAGAAATGCTGCGCTGGGTGGAAGATACCCGTTTCGACAGGCTGGGTGTGTTTACCTATTCGCACGAAGAAAATACACACGCCCACACGCTCGAAGACAATGTGCCTGCCGAAGTGAAGCAGGCCCGCGCCGAGGCTGTGATGGAAGTGCAAAGCGGAATTTCCTACGACCTCAACCAGCAGCGCGTGGGCAAAACATTCGATGTGCTCATCGACCGCAAGGAAGGCGACTATTTCATCGGCCGTACCGAAGCCGATTCGCCGGAGGTGGATAACGAAGTGCTGGTACCGGCAAAAGATAATTACCTGCGCATCGGTCACTTTGCAAAAGTGCAGATTGAAAAAGCCGAGGAGTTTGATTTGTATGGTAAAGTGGTTGAATAA
- a CDS encoding S46 family peptidase, whose amino-acid sequence MNLTASLKRIVASALLVLFLLPLRADEGMWLPLLLEQMNITDMKARGFKLSAADIYSINSTSMKDAVVQFGGGCTGEIISGEGLLLTNHHCGYGQIQYHSSVEKDYLTNGFWAMNRGEELPCPGLTAMFIIRMEEVTAQVLNGVNDNMPEAKRMEVIQANIKRIEKENTKDGYEAMVRSFFYGNVFYMFITETFRDVRMVGAPPTSIGNFGGDTDNWMWPRHTGDFSLFRIYAGKDNRPAEYSKDNVPFKPRKFFNISMRGAQENDFTLVYGFPGRTQEYISSYAVSMIGDVSDPLKVDLRTQRLNIIRAGMRSSDVVRIQYAAKYNSIANAWKKWQGEMKGLRDNKAVEKKQKYEAEFTRRVEADAALKPKYGNVLAELATQHEGLKPWQIAFDYFTEGILQVEALRLAWSYKKLVDLSKAASPDQTEINKALDALKKNVGPFFKNFNASVDMKQAVVLFTATDKGMDPDKRTPQWNSRNKNFGSYFKKLYKKSMFANGAKLEKFVNSYTADKYKAIEKDMAYQLAVELFTHFNSKIRPEFDKYNDEIARLNRIYMQGQMDVFKERRFYPDANSTLRVAYGKVEGYTTPEGKTYNWFTTLDELIAKETDTIADYKVPQKLKELHAKKDYGRYAARDGKIHTCFIASNHTTGGNSGSPVLDAQGNLIGTNFDRCWEGTMSDINYDISVCRNITLDIRYTLFIIDKYAGAGYLIDEMVLVK is encoded by the coding sequence ATGAACCTTACCGCATCTCTCAAACGCATTGTTGCCAGCGCGCTGCTGGTGCTGTTTCTGCTTCCGCTCCGTGCCGACGAAGGCATGTGGCTTCCGCTGTTGCTGGAACAGATGAATATTACCGATATGAAAGCCCGTGGCTTCAAGCTCAGTGCAGCTGATATCTACAGCATAAACAGCACCAGCATGAAAGATGCCGTGGTGCAGTTTGGCGGTGGCTGCACCGGCGAAATTATTTCGGGCGAAGGATTGCTGCTTACCAACCACCATTGCGGCTACGGACAAATTCAGTACCACAGCTCGGTGGAGAAAGATTACCTCACCAACGGCTTCTGGGCAATGAACCGGGGCGAGGAATTGCCTTGTCCGGGGCTTACCGCCATGTTCATCATTCGAATGGAAGAAGTAACTGCGCAGGTACTCAACGGCGTAAACGATAATATGCCGGAGGCCAAGCGCATGGAAGTAATTCAGGCCAACATCAAGCGCATTGAAAAAGAAAATACCAAAGACGGCTACGAAGCGATGGTGCGCAGCTTTTTCTACGGCAATGTGTTTTACATGTTCATTACCGAAACCTTCCGCGATGTGCGTATGGTTGGCGCTCCGCCTACATCTATTGGTAATTTTGGCGGTGATACTGATAACTGGATGTGGCCCCGTCATACCGGCGACTTTTCCCTCTTCCGCATTTATGCCGGCAAAGACAACCGCCCCGCCGAGTACTCAAAAGATAATGTGCCGTTTAAGCCGCGTAAGTTTTTCAATATTTCCATGCGCGGTGCCCAGGAAAACGATTTTACGCTCGTGTATGGTTTTCCCGGCCGTACACAGGAATACATCTCATCGTATGCTGTAAGTATGATCGGCGATGTATCTGATCCGCTGAAAGTGGATCTGCGCACACAGCGTCTCAACATCATTCGTGCCGGTATGCGCAGCAGCGATGTGGTGCGTATTCAGTATGCCGCCAAGTACAACAGCATTGCCAATGCCTGGAAAAAATGGCAGGGTGAAATGAAAGGCCTGCGCGATAACAAAGCCGTGGAGAAAAAACAGAAATACGAAGCCGAATTTACACGCCGCGTAGAAGCTGATGCCGCGCTGAAACCAAAATATGGAAATGTGCTTGCCGAACTTGCAACACAGCACGAAGGATTGAAGCCGTGGCAAATTGCATTCGATTATTTCACAGAAGGTATCCTTCAGGTAGAAGCACTTCGCCTCGCATGGAGTTATAAAAAATTAGTTGACCTGAGCAAAGCTGCATCGCCTGATCAGACCGAGATAAATAAAGCACTCGATGCATTGAAAAAGAATGTGGGGCCGTTCTTCAAAAATTTCAATGCTTCGGTTGATATGAAGCAGGCTGTCGTGCTGTTCACTGCCACCGACAAGGGCATGGATCCTGATAAGCGTACGCCTCAATGGAACAGCCGAAACAAAAACTTTGGCAGCTACTTCAAAAAACTCTACAAAAAGTCAATGTTTGCCAACGGAGCCAAGCTGGAGAAGTTTGTAAACAGCTACACGGCTGACAAATATAAAGCCATTGAAAAAGACATGGCCTATCAGCTGGCGGTAGAACTATTTACGCATTTTAACAGCAAAATAAGACCCGAGTTCGATAAGTACAACGATGAAATTGCCCGCCTCAACCGCATTTACATGCAGGGGCAAATGGATGTATTTAAAGAACGTCGTTTTTATCCCGATGCCAATTCCACACTGCGCGTTGCATACGGAAAAGTAGAAGGTTACACCACGCCCGAAGGCAAAACGTACAACTGGTTCACCACTCTCGACGAACTCATTGCGAAAGAAACCGATACTATTGCCGATTATAAAGTGCCGCAGAAGCTAAAGGAACTTCACGCCAAAAAAGACTATGGCCGCTATGCTGCGCGTGATGGTAAAATTCACACCTGCTTCATTGCATCCAACCACACCACCGGTGGTAACTCCGGCAGTCCGGTGCTGGATGCACAGGGAAACCTCATCGGCACCAATTTCGACCGCTGCTGGGAAGGAACCATGAGTGATATTAACTATGACATTTCGGTGTGCCGGAACATTACGCTTGATATTCGTTATACACTCTTCATCATTGATAAGTATGCCGGTGCCGGTTATCTTATTGATGAAATGGTGCTGGTGAAGTAA